The Hymenobacter sp. 5317J-9 genome has a window encoding:
- a CDS encoding ABC transporter ATP-binding protein has product MLRLTNIEKVYQTKTIETVALNQVNLTINRGEFVSVMGPSGCGKSTLLSLMGLLDEPTRGTIEVDGRTVQSYSDRELANLRNLKIGFVFQSYHLINDLSVVDNVEVPLLYRKGLGGKERRQRALDALDKVGLSARTGHFPGQLSGGQRQRVAIARALAGGPEIILADEPTGNLDSVMGEEIMDLLLGLNRQDGVTIVMVTHDEQQALKTQRVVRFFDGSQVG; this is encoded by the coding sequence GTGCTTCGCCTTACCAACATCGAGAAGGTGTACCAAACCAAAACCATCGAGACGGTGGCGCTGAACCAGGTCAACCTCACCATCAACCGCGGCGAGTTTGTGTCGGTGATGGGGCCCAGCGGCTGCGGTAAATCGACGTTGCTCAGCCTGATGGGCTTGCTCGACGAGCCCACCCGCGGCACGATTGAGGTGGACGGCCGCACTGTGCAGTCGTACTCCGACCGCGAGCTGGCCAACCTGCGCAACCTGAAAATCGGCTTCGTATTTCAGAGCTACCACCTAATAAATGACCTCTCGGTGGTCGACAACGTGGAAGTGCCGTTGCTCTACCGCAAGGGCCTGGGCGGCAAGGAGCGCCGTCAGCGCGCCCTCGATGCCCTCGATAAAGTGGGTCTGAGCGCCCGCACGGGGCATTTTCCGGGTCAGCTTTCGGGCGGGCAGCGGCAGCGGGTGGCCATTGCCCGGGCCCTGGCCGGCGGCCCCGAAATCATTCTGGCCGACGAGCCCACCGGCAACCTCGACTCGGTGATGGGCGAGGAAATCATGGACCTGCTGCTGGGCCTCAACCGGCAGGACGGCGTGACCATTGTGATGGTGACCCACGACGAGCAGCAGGCCCTGAAAACCCAGCGCGTGGTGCGCTTCTTCGACGGCAGCCAGGTGGGCTGA
- a CDS encoding TolC family protein, with protein MKRAFFFLLGMVALLGRPAGAQQAALPAAGNLTLDQIIALALNQSAVGQQALTTRETSYWAWRGYQANYRPQLGLQGTLPNFSRAIAPVVQPDGTTSFQSVRINNSDLGLTLSQNIGLTGGQVFVGSVVQRFDDFNGQLRRYNNQPFTLGLTQPLGQFNALRWARRIEPLRYQESQRQYVEERETIAQRVTELYFDVLLQQVNAEVARQNAQATAELLRIGQERYQLGRLSQSDLLQMELNLLNAQQAQTQAQLGAENATVELQGYTGLAEAPALAVPAPAPQPAVAPTLALEQARQNRSATLAFRRRLLQAERDVAQARGTTGFRATLTANTGYVNQAATLGATYLNLQNQQQVALSFSMPLVDWGRQRSIIKTAELTRNQVTHTVAQEERTFEQTVLTQASQFAALAQQLRLAGRADSIAQRRYDIARATYLLGRISLTDLSLASNAKDGAKRDYIFALRSCWVAHFRLRALTLYDFERQTPIVAAR; from the coding sequence ATGAAACGAGCTTTCTTCTTCTTACTCGGGATGGTGGCGTTGTTGGGGCGGCCGGCGGGCGCCCAGCAGGCGGCACTACCGGCGGCCGGCAACCTCACGCTCGACCAGATTATTGCCCTGGCGCTGAATCAGTCGGCAGTGGGTCAGCAGGCCCTGACCACGCGCGAAACCAGCTACTGGGCCTGGCGCGGCTACCAGGCCAATTACCGGCCCCAGCTGGGCCTGCAGGGCACATTGCCCAATTTCAGCCGGGCCATTGCGCCGGTGGTGCAGCCCGATGGCACGACCAGCTTTCAGTCGGTGCGCATCAATAATTCCGATTTGGGGCTGACGCTGAGCCAGAACATTGGCCTCACCGGCGGGCAGGTATTTGTGGGCTCGGTGGTGCAGCGGTTCGACGATTTCAACGGCCAACTGCGGCGCTACAACAACCAGCCCTTCACGCTGGGCCTCACGCAGCCGCTGGGTCAGTTCAACGCCCTGCGCTGGGCGCGCCGCATCGAGCCGCTGCGCTACCAGGAAAGCCAGCGCCAGTACGTGGAGGAGCGCGAAACCATTGCCCAGCGCGTCACAGAGCTGTATTTCGACGTGCTGCTGCAACAGGTGAATGCCGAAGTGGCCCGCCAAAACGCCCAGGCCACGGCCGAGCTGCTGCGCATTGGGCAGGAGCGGTACCAACTGGGCCGCCTCTCGCAGAGCGACCTGTTGCAGATGGAGCTGAACCTGCTGAACGCCCAACAGGCCCAGACTCAGGCCCAGCTCGGCGCCGAAAATGCCACCGTGGAACTGCAAGGCTATACCGGCTTGGCCGAGGCGCCCGCGCTGGCGGTGCCAGCCCCCGCGCCGCAGCCCGCCGTGGCGCCTACGCTTGCCCTAGAGCAGGCCCGCCAGAATCGCAGCGCCACGCTGGCCTTCCGCCGCCGGCTGCTGCAGGCCGAGCGCGACGTGGCGCAGGCCCGCGGCACCACGGGCTTCCGGGCCACGCTCACGGCCAATACCGGCTACGTGAACCAGGCCGCCACCCTCGGTGCTACCTACCTCAACCTGCAAAACCAGCAGCAGGTAGCCCTGTCGTTTTCGATGCCGCTGGTGGACTGGGGCCGGCAGCGCTCCATCATCAAAACTGCCGAGCTGACCCGCAACCAGGTGACGCACACCGTGGCCCAGGAAGAGCGCACCTTTGAGCAAACGGTGCTGACCCAAGCCAGCCAGTTTGCGGCGCTGGCCCAGCAGCTGCGCCTGGCCGGCCGGGCCGATTCCATTGCCCAGCGGCGCTACGACATTGCCCGCGCCACTTACCTGCTGGGCCGCATCAGCCTCACCGATTTGAGCCTCGCGTCCAACGCCAAGGACGGCGCCAAGCGCGACTACATTTTTGCCCTGCGCTCGTGCTGGGTGGCGCACTTCCGGTTGCGCGCCCTCACGCTCTATGACTTTGAGCGCCAGACGCCCATCGTGGCGGCCCGCTGA
- a CDS encoding HlyD family efflux transporter periplasmic adaptor subunit has protein sequence MVALLAVLAFRSVLKPSLRRTDLLTATVEIGDVEASLTAAGTIIPGREAVLTSPIQSTIRRVVVAVGAKVKPGETILELDKELANSSLAKLDDEQLRNQNKNSQLQLTLERSLNDLRTQAEVQAVKVRSLQSALRDEQQLLKIGGGTAENVRQAELNLTVAQLEAQRLARQIQTQQRSNAADVRELGYTVSMQQRSIAELATKLRQADISSQQPGVLTWVNENIGTTVQAGDPLARVADLSSFRVRATISDSYAEDLHQGDPVVVRANNTDLRGTVATISPSVEKGVVTFYAQLDNPHHPALRANLRADVFVVTRAHHGVLRVKNGPFYQGGKEQPAFVLKDGRAVRRTVRFGDSNFDFVQVVSGLQAGEEVVVSDMKDHLDTPELTLKD, from the coding sequence GTGGTGGCCCTGCTGGCGGTGCTGGCCTTCCGGTCGGTGCTGAAGCCCAGCTTGCGCCGCACCGATTTGCTGACCGCCACGGTAGAAATCGGCGACGTGGAAGCCTCGCTCACGGCCGCGGGCACCATTATTCCGGGGCGGGAAGCGGTGCTCACCAGTCCCATTCAGAGCACCATCCGGCGGGTGGTGGTGGCGGTGGGCGCCAAGGTGAAGCCCGGCGAAACCATTCTGGAGCTGGATAAAGAACTGGCCAACTCTTCGCTGGCCAAGCTCGACGACGAGCAGCTGCGCAACCAAAACAAGAACTCGCAGCTGCAGCTCACCTTGGAGCGCAGCCTGAACGACCTGCGCACCCAAGCCGAGGTGCAGGCCGTGAAAGTGCGTAGCCTGCAATCGGCCCTGCGCGACGAGCAGCAGCTGCTGAAAATAGGCGGCGGCACCGCCGAAAACGTGCGCCAGGCCGAGCTGAACCTCACCGTGGCCCAGCTGGAAGCCCAGCGCCTGGCTCGCCAGATACAGACCCAGCAACGCTCCAACGCCGCCGACGTGCGCGAGCTGGGCTACACCGTGTCGATGCAGCAGCGCAGCATTGCGGAGCTGGCCACCAAGCTGCGGCAAGCCGACATCAGCAGCCAGCAGCCCGGCGTGCTGACTTGGGTGAATGAGAACATCGGCACCACGGTGCAGGCCGGCGACCCGCTGGCCCGTGTGGCCGACCTGAGCAGCTTCCGCGTGCGGGCCACCATTTCGGACAGCTACGCGGAAGACCTGCACCAAGGCGACCCCGTGGTGGTGCGCGCCAACAACACCGACCTGCGCGGCACCGTGGCCACCATCAGCCCGAGCGTGGAAAAGGGCGTGGTGACCTTTTATGCCCAGCTCGACAACCCGCACCACCCGGCCCTGCGCGCCAACCTGCGCGCCGACGTATTTGTGGTAACGCGGGCCCACCACGGCGTGCTGCGCGTGAAAAACGGACCCTTCTACCAGGGCGGCAAAGAGCAGCCAGCGTTTGTGCTGAAAGACGGCCGGGCGGTGCGCCGCACGGTGCGATTCGGCGACAGCAACTTCGACTTCGTGCAGGTGGTGAGTGGCTTACAGGCCGGGGAAGAAGTGGTGGTGTCGGATATGAAGGACCATCTCGACACGCCGGAGCTAACGCTTAAAGACTAA
- the feoB gene encoding ferrous iron transport protein B, translating into MLSNPSTAEAVGLHTGPAAGARPMRIALIGNPNSGKTSLFNQLTGLNQKVGNFPGVTVDRKSGFAQLTATQRAEIVDLPGTYSLYPKSLDEKVITDLLYDRTSASYPDFVVVTVDANNLRRSLLLFTQLGDLGLPAVLALNMMDVAERHGVNIDLPALERELGVPIIPMNARKGIGVAALKIVMAQRLDAPPVRCWQPDEKLLPLVRQIRYYFDLHNDYLALHYAQQFRQIGFLSADDKAYLQELTQKYGFDATAQQAAETIARYARINEILLETVTVTRTETREPVSNRIDRVLTHRVGGYLIFLAILFLLFQAIFAWAQYPMDWIDQGISALSATIQENFHGPLIRLLTEGVLAGLGGVLIFIPQIALLFGFLAVLEETGYMARVTFLMDKLMRPFGLSGKSVVPLISGLACAVPAIMGARTIESWKDRMITIFVTPLMSCSARIPVYTVLVALVVPDEAAWGIFNLRGVALMSLYLLGLFSALASAWVLKKVLKARERSYFIMEFPVYQWPRWKNVGLTIYQKVQAFVLQAGRVIVAISVLLWVLASYGPGNRQEEAVSQLMVRQNIGFSSPQAMARYNQEHPEYKEELARRVASARLENSYAGTFGHLIEPAIRPLGYDWKIGIALLTSFAAREVFVGTISTIYSVGQDADMGTLQQKLQAEKDANGQPFFTTARAFSLLVFYVFAMQCMSTLAVTYRETKNWRWPLAQLLYMTGLAYVAAFAVYQVLS; encoded by the coding sequence ATGTTGAGCAATCCTTCGACGGCGGAAGCCGTCGGCCTGCACACCGGCCCGGCCGCCGGCGCGCGGCCCATGCGCATCGCCCTCATCGGCAATCCGAACAGCGGCAAGACGTCGCTGTTCAATCAGCTCACCGGCCTTAACCAGAAAGTAGGCAATTTCCCCGGCGTGACGGTGGACCGCAAGTCGGGCTTTGCGCAGCTGACCGCTACCCAGCGGGCCGAGATTGTGGACCTGCCCGGCACCTACTCGCTCTACCCAAAGAGCCTGGATGAGAAGGTGATTACCGACCTGCTCTACGATAGGACGTCGGCCAGCTACCCCGATTTTGTGGTGGTGACGGTGGACGCCAACAACCTGCGCCGCAGCTTGCTGCTGTTTACCCAGCTGGGCGACCTGGGCCTGCCCGCCGTGTTGGCCCTCAACATGATGGACGTGGCCGAGCGCCACGGCGTCAACATCGACCTGCCCGCGCTGGAGCGGGAGCTGGGCGTGCCCATTATTCCGATGAACGCCCGCAAGGGCATCGGGGTAGCCGCCCTCAAGATTGTGATGGCCCAACGGCTCGACGCGCCGCCCGTGCGCTGCTGGCAGCCCGACGAAAAGCTGCTGCCGCTGGTGCGCCAGATTCGCTACTACTTCGACCTGCACAACGACTACCTGGCGCTGCACTACGCCCAGCAATTCCGCCAAATCGGTTTCCTGAGTGCCGATGACAAAGCCTATCTGCAGGAACTGACGCAGAAGTACGGCTTCGATGCCACCGCGCAGCAAGCAGCCGAAACCATTGCCCGCTACGCGCGCATCAACGAAATCCTGCTGGAGACGGTGACCGTGACGCGCACCGAAACTCGCGAGCCCGTCAGCAACCGCATCGACCGGGTGCTGACCCACCGCGTGGGCGGCTACCTGATTTTTCTGGCCATTCTGTTCCTGTTGTTTCAGGCCATTTTTGCCTGGGCGCAGTATCCGATGGACTGGATTGACCAAGGCATTTCGGCCCTGAGCGCGACCATTCAGGAGAACTTTCACGGGCCGCTTATTCGGCTGCTGACCGAGGGCGTGCTGGCGGGCCTGGGCGGCGTACTCATCTTCATTCCGCAGATTGCGCTGTTGTTTGGCTTCCTGGCTGTGTTGGAGGAAACGGGCTACATGGCCCGCGTCACCTTCCTGATGGACAAGCTGATGCGGCCGTTCGGCCTAAGCGGCAAAAGCGTGGTGCCGCTGATTTCGGGGCTGGCGTGCGCGGTGCCGGCCATCATGGGAGCGCGCACCATTGAGAGCTGGAAAGACCGGATGATAACCATCTTCGTGACGCCGCTGATGTCGTGTTCGGCGCGCATTCCGGTGTACACGGTGCTGGTGGCGCTGGTGGTGCCCGATGAGGCCGCCTGGGGCATCTTCAACCTGCGCGGCGTGGCCCTGATGTCGCTGTATTTGCTGGGCCTGTTCTCGGCGCTGGCGTCGGCCTGGGTGCTGAAAAAGGTGCTGAAAGCGCGGGAGCGGAGCTACTTCATCATGGAGTTTCCGGTGTACCAGTGGCCGCGCTGGAAGAACGTGGGGCTGACCATCTACCAGAAAGTGCAGGCCTTTGTGCTGCAAGCCGGCCGGGTGATTGTGGCTATCTCGGTGCTGCTGTGGGTGCTGGCCAGCTACGGCCCTGGCAACCGGCAGGAGGAGGCCGTGTCGCAGCTCATGGTGCGGCAAAATATCGGGTTCAGCTCGCCGCAGGCCATGGCCCGCTACAACCAGGAGCACCCCGAATACAAAGAAGAGTTGGCCCGCCGGGTGGCCTCGGCCCGCCTCGAAAATTCGTACGCCGGCACCTTCGGCCATCTCATTGAGCCGGCCATCCGGCCGCTAGGCTACGATTGGAAAATTGGCATTGCCCTGCTCACGTCATTTGCGGCGCGGGAAGTATTTGTGGGCACCATTTCTACCATCTATAGCGTGGGGCAGGATGCCGACATGGGCACGCTACAGCAGAAGCTGCAGGCCGAGAAGGACGCCAATGGCCAGCCTTTTTTCACCACGGCCCGGGCGTTTTCGCTGCTGGTGTTCTACGTGTTTGCCATGCAGTGCATGAGCACGCTGGCCGTGACGTACCGCGAAACCAAGAATTGGCGCTGGCCGCTGGCCCAGCTGCTGTACATGACGGGCCTGGCCTACGTGGCCGCGTTTGCGGTGTACCAAGTGCTATCCTGA
- a CDS encoding FeoA family protein, whose product MALFRRSPQQVAASAATRRTAKDLRLGETGTICCLEDPEMALKLLEMGCVPGVKVRLSGRAPLGDPLMLVLGDQEYTLSVRANEAATILLKE is encoded by the coding sequence GTGGCATTATTCCGTCGTTCACCGCAACAGGTTGCCGCCAGCGCCGCTACCCGGCGCACCGCCAAAGACCTGCGCCTGGGCGAAACCGGCACCATTTGCTGCCTGGAAGACCCCGAGATGGCACTTAAACTGCTGGAAATGGGGTGCGTGCCCGGCGTGAAAGTGCGGCTGAGTGGCCGCGCCCCCTTGGGCGACCCGCTGATGCTGGTGCTGGGCGACCAGGAGTATACACTGTCGGTGCGGGCCAATGAGGCCGCCACCATTTTGCTGAAAGAATAG
- a CDS encoding carboxypeptidase-like regulatory domain-containing protein — translation MGRAQQVQIKGVIVDKDTKEPLPFTSIGLKNEQIGALSNEHGVFIVPAPTQNTADSLIVVALGYARRAVLVKRGVPLANLTIEVPKRAVELGNVTVKGGKVKNLGLGAKASNPGEGMIQGLPGSQYAFFVKNDKKKKLGNVRTVSFYIGENGFPREPFRVRLYKADGNYNAPNTDLLTENVVVSAPQGGQWYTVDLTPYNIIAPEEGFFVAMEWVVSGDKFFATNFMDDYTPYGQIMRPTFEFKESRTWNYSIGKGWSLITASNGQGLRYNAMIKAEVDMIK, via the coding sequence ATGGGCCGGGCGCAGCAGGTTCAGATTAAGGGCGTAATCGTTGACAAAGACACCAAAGAGCCGTTGCCTTTTACTTCCATTGGCCTCAAAAATGAGCAAATCGGGGCCCTTAGCAACGAGCATGGTGTATTCATTGTGCCCGCTCCCACCCAGAACACCGCCGACTCGCTGATAGTGGTGGCCTTGGGCTACGCCCGCCGGGCCGTGCTGGTGAAGCGTGGCGTTCCCCTCGCCAACCTCACCATCGAAGTGCCCAAGCGGGCCGTGGAGCTGGGCAACGTGACGGTGAAGGGCGGCAAGGTGAAAAACCTGGGCCTCGGCGCCAAAGCCAGCAACCCCGGCGAAGGCATGATTCAGGGCCTGCCCGGCAGCCAGTACGCCTTCTTCGTCAAAAACGACAAGAAAAAGAAGCTGGGCAACGTGCGCACCGTGTCGTTCTACATCGGCGAGAACGGCTTCCCGCGCGAGCCCTTCCGCGTGCGCCTCTACAAGGCCGACGGCAACTACAACGCCCCCAACACCGACCTGCTCACCGAAAACGTGGTGGTCTCGGCCCCGCAGGGCGGGCAGTGGTACACCGTCGACCTCACTCCTTATAATATCATCGCGCCGGAAGAAGGCTTCTTCGTGGCCATGGAATGGGTGGTAAGCGGCGACAAGTTCTTCGCCACCAACTTCATGGACGACTACACGCCCTACGGCCAGATTATGCGTCCCACCTTCGAGTTCAAGGAAAGCCGCACCTGGAACTACTCCATCGGCAAGGGCTGGAGCCTCATCACCGCCTCCAACGGCCAGGGCCTGCGCTACAACGCCATGATTAAGGCCGAGGTGGACATGATTAAATGA
- a CDS encoding alpha/beta hydrolase has translation MNRYFFWALLWLAVPCAAQARAAVPTGDNIPLAGLWKGKLTVLGGQLDLTISVVPLAGGKYFAALDVPAQKMTRVPTEVTVRGDSVLLAMPGAGSRYAARFDREKNELNGTWTQGTVKSAVLLKHSPMPTLNGPSTRLAPPYREEEVTFSNPVSRLSLSGMLTVPAGQGPFPAVVLVSDVGAQDRDGTFGDYHMMGSLADYLTRRGIAVLRYDDRGVGKSGGSTATATTAMLVSDVQAAINFLRSRLEVNISRIGAIGHGEGADVALMAAGAPLPPAFVVSLAGYGLTGEQTLLQQQVTEQRAQKVDPAKIQAAYERQRTMYDIIRQTNEPQAKSIVANMLRQDHPDLDPKEAQVQAVKLLTPWRHFFLSYDPIAELDQVACPVLLLSGTDDQEAPADLHLTALEKELKSVNRATVSKRLAGVNHLFQPPKTEWTLMNGEMKPMFSPVALDVIREWIVGLGVKK, from the coding sequence ATGAACAGGTACTTTTTTTGGGCTTTGTTGTGGCTGGCCGTGCCGTGTGCCGCGCAGGCCCGCGCCGCCGTTCCGACGGGCGACAACATCCCTCTTGCCGGATTGTGGAAAGGCAAGCTGACCGTGCTGGGCGGGCAGTTAGACCTCACCATCAGCGTGGTGCCGCTGGCGGGCGGCAAATATTTCGCGGCCCTCGACGTGCCGGCCCAGAAAATGACCCGCGTGCCCACCGAAGTCACCGTGCGCGGCGACTCGGTGCTGCTGGCCATGCCCGGCGCCGGCAGCCGCTACGCCGCCCGTTTCGACCGCGAGAAGAATGAGCTCAACGGCACTTGGACGCAGGGCACTGTGAAGTCGGCGGTGCTGCTGAAGCACTCGCCCATGCCCACGCTCAACGGCCCCAGCACCCGCCTGGCGCCACCCTACCGCGAAGAGGAAGTGACGTTCAGCAACCCGGTGTCGCGCCTTAGCTTGAGCGGCATGCTCACCGTGCCTGCCGGGCAGGGCCCTTTCCCGGCCGTGGTGCTGGTGAGCGACGTGGGCGCGCAGGACCGCGACGGCACTTTTGGCGACTACCACATGATGGGCTCGCTGGCCGACTACCTCACGCGTCGCGGCATTGCCGTGCTGCGTTACGACGACCGCGGCGTGGGCAAATCGGGCGGCAGCACGGCCACGGCCACCACGGCCATGCTGGTGAGCGACGTGCAGGCCGCCATCAACTTCCTGCGCTCGCGCCTGGAAGTAAACATCAGCCGCATCGGCGCCATTGGGCACGGCGAAGGCGCCGACGTGGCCCTGATGGCCGCCGGCGCACCGCTGCCTCCGGCGTTTGTGGTGTCGCTGGCGGGCTACGGCCTCACCGGCGAGCAGACGCTGCTGCAGCAGCAGGTGACCGAGCAGCGCGCGCAAAAGGTCGACCCGGCCAAGATTCAGGCTGCTTATGAGCGGCAGCGCACCATGTACGATATCATTCGGCAAACCAACGAACCCCAGGCCAAGTCCATTGTGGCCAACATGCTGCGTCAGGACCACCCCGACCTCGACCCCAAGGAAGCCCAAGTGCAAGCCGTGAAGCTCCTCACGCCCTGGCGCCACTTTTTCCTGTCCTACGACCCCATTGCCGAGCTTGACCAGGTGGCCTGCCCGGTGCTGCTGCTTAGCGGAACCGACGACCAGGAAGCCCCCGCCGACCTGCACCTCACCGCCTTGGAGAAGGAGCTGAAAAGCGTGAACCGCGCCACCGTATCGAAGCGCCTGGCCGGCGTGAACCATCTGTTTCAGCCCCCCAAAACAGAATGGACCTTGATGAACGGCGAAATGAAACCCATGTTTTCGCCCGTGGCCCTCGACGTGATTCGGGAGTGGATTGTGGGGCTGGGAGTGAAAAAATGA
- a CDS encoding OmpA family protein, whose translation MTVRGDSTYNVYSVDETVLFDTDKADIKPSAAETLKQITGSIGQRYASSQVRVMGFADSRGDKDYNKDLSEKRAEAVKSYLVSQGGIDAGRVSVEPMGEAMPAATNATPEGRRENRRVEIAVRTK comes from the coding sequence GTGACCGTGCGCGGCGACAGCACCTACAACGTGTATAGCGTGGACGAAACCGTGCTGTTCGACACCGACAAGGCCGACATCAAGCCCAGCGCGGCCGAAACCCTGAAGCAGATTACCGGCTCCATTGGCCAGCGCTACGCCAGCAGCCAGGTGCGCGTGATGGGCTTTGCCGACTCGCGCGGCGACAAAGACTACAACAAGGACCTGAGCGAGAAGCGCGCCGAAGCCGTGAAAAGCTACCTCGTGAGCCAAGGCGGCATCGACGCCGGCCGCGTGAGCGTGGAGCCCATGGGCGAAGCCATGCCCGCCGCTACCAACGCCACGCCGGAAGGCCGCCGGGAAAACCGCCGCGTCGAAATTGCGGTGCGTACCAAATAA
- a CDS encoding carboxypeptidase-like regulatory domain-containing protein yields the protein MMKRLPFLAFWVLLLLPALSWAQENRITGRVVDAKTKDPVPFASIGLREEGTGALTNEYGYFQLAGLEKTSQDSLIVMTLGYERSAIFIKRGATEDLIIELKKRVIELGNVTVKGGKVKNLELGSKSNNPGEGMIQGLPGSQYAFFVKNDKQKKLGNVRTVSFYIGENGFPREPFRVRLYKADGNYNAPNTDLLTENVVVSASRGGEWYTIDLSTYNIPAPEEGFFVAMEWIVGGDKFYTTNFMDNYTPYGQIMRPTFEYKESRTWSYTIGKGWNLLTLANGQGRRYNAMIKAEVDMIK from the coding sequence ATGATGAAACGCTTACCTTTTCTCGCTTTCTGGGTTCTGCTGCTATTGCCGGCGCTGAGCTGGGCGCAGGAAAACCGCATTACCGGTCGTGTCGTGGATGCCAAGACCAAAGACCCGGTGCCGTTTGCCTCCATTGGCCTGCGTGAGGAGGGCACCGGCGCCCTCACCAACGAATACGGATATTTCCAATTGGCCGGCCTGGAAAAAACCAGCCAGGATTCCCTCATCGTGATGACGCTGGGCTACGAGCGCAGCGCCATCTTCATCAAGCGCGGCGCCACCGAAGACCTCATCATCGAGCTCAAAAAGCGCGTGATTGAGCTGGGCAACGTGACGGTGAAGGGCGGCAAGGTGAAAAACCTGGAGCTGGGCTCGAAGTCGAACAACCCGGGCGAAGGCATGATTCAGGGCCTGCCCGGCAGCCAGTACGCTTTCTTCGTGAAGAACGACAAGCAGAAAAAGCTGGGCAACGTGCGCACCGTGTCGTTCTACATCGGCGAGAACGGCTTCCCGCGCGAGCCCTTCCGCGTGCGCCTCTACAAGGCCGACGGCAACTACAACGCCCCCAACACCGACCTGCTCACCGAAAACGTCGTCGTCTCGGCGTCGCGCGGCGGCGAGTGGTACACCATCGACCTGAGCACTTACAACATCCCGGCGCCGGAAGAAGGCTTCTTCGTGGCCATGGAGTGGATTGTGGGCGGCGACAAGTTCTACACCACCAACTTCATGGACAACTACACGCCTTACGGCCAGATTATGCGTCCCACCTTCGAATACAAGGAAAGCCGCACCTGGAGCTACACCATCGGCAAGGGCTGGAACCTGCTCACGCTGGCCAACGGCCAGGGCCGCCGCTACAACGCCATGATTAAGGCCGAAGTGGACATGATTAAGTAA
- a CDS encoding alpha/beta fold hydrolase: MTINTFRMVRLLGAFLICLALASPASARVAPRAAAVADIPPLDGLWKGQLKVPGGQLEVIFRFVKLTGGEYFATLDVPLQKVSRMAVKTEVKADTVRLFAEEANSRFIGKVSADGKQMVGTWQQPGFKVPMTLTFSALPAMNAKNVRLTPPYREEEATFSNLSVNTRLSGMLTIPAGPGPFPAVVLLSDAGPQDRDGTVGDFAPLGLLADYLTRRGVAVLRFDDRGVGKSGGTPAVTTADLVSDAQAGLNYLRTRPEIDLAHLGLVGHGEGGNVALLAAAQPLPPAFVVTLAAYGLPGRDIVVQQQATTLRTLGTETAQIEAATKRQQAMLEIIRQTTDNAQAQAIVANMLKQNNAAIDNATAQSSAAEMTSPRYRYFLAFNPVEKLSAVTCPVLLLNGMSDLTINADANLNALKNGLGKNKAVTVKKLQGVNHLFQPEQGKWPVINGQPQPNFSPEAEETIREWIVAQTKK, translated from the coding sequence ATGACCATCAATACGTTTCGTATGGTGCGCCTGCTGGGCGCATTCCTTATCTGTCTTGCGCTGGCGTCCCCGGCATCGGCGCGCGTGGCGCCTCGGGCAGCAGCCGTCGCCGACATCCCGCCCCTCGACGGCCTCTGGAAAGGCCAGCTGAAAGTGCCCGGTGGACAGCTCGAAGTCATCTTCCGATTTGTGAAGCTCACCGGCGGCGAATACTTCGCCACCCTCGACGTGCCCCTGCAGAAGGTGAGTCGCATGGCCGTGAAAACCGAAGTGAAGGCCGACACCGTGCGCCTGTTTGCCGAGGAAGCCAACAGCCGGTTCATCGGCAAAGTATCGGCCGATGGCAAGCAGATGGTGGGTACCTGGCAACAGCCCGGCTTTAAGGTACCCATGACGCTGACCTTTAGCGCCCTGCCCGCCATGAACGCCAAAAACGTGCGTCTTACTCCGCCCTACCGCGAAGAAGAAGCCACCTTCAGCAACCTGAGCGTGAACACCCGCCTCAGCGGCATGCTCACCATCCCGGCTGGCCCGGGGCCCTTCCCGGCCGTGGTGCTGCTCTCCGATGCCGGCCCGCAGGACCGCGACGGCACCGTGGGCGACTTTGCGCCCCTGGGCCTGCTGGCCGACTACCTCACCCGGCGCGGCGTGGCCGTGCTGCGTTTCGACGACCGCGGCGTGGGCAAGTCGGGCGGTACGCCCGCCGTCACCACCGCCGACCTGGTGAGCGACGCCCAGGCCGGCCTCAACTACCTGCGCACCCGCCCCGAAATCGACTTGGCTCACTTGGGCCTGGTGGGCCACGGCGAGGGCGGCAACGTGGCCCTGCTGGCCGCCGCGCAGCCCCTGCCCCCGGCCTTTGTGGTAACGCTGGCCGCCTACGGGCTGCCCGGCCGCGACATCGTGGTGCAGCAGCAGGCCACCACCCTGCGCACCCTTGGCACGGAGACGGCCCAGATTGAGGCCGCCACCAAGCGCCAGCAGGCCATGCTGGAAATCATCCGCCAAACCACCGACAACGCCCAGGCCCAGGCCATTGTGGCCAACATGCTGAAGCAGAACAACGCCGCCATCGACAACGCCACCGCCCAGTCGAGTGCGGCCGAGATGACCTCGCCCCGCTACCGTTACTTCCTCGCGTTCAATCCCGTCGAGAAACTTAGCGCCGTGACCTGCCCGGTGTTGCTGCTCAACGGCATGTCCGACCTGACTATCAACGCCGACGCCAACCTGAACGCGCTGAAAAATGGCTTGGGCAAGAACAAGGCCGTGACCGTGAAGAAGCTGCAGGGCGTCAACCACCTCTTCCAGCCCGAACAAGGCAAGTGGCCCGTCATCAACGGCCAGCCGCAGCCCAATTTCTCGCCCGAGGCCGAAGAAACCATCCGCGAATGGATTGTGGCCCAGACGAAGAAGTAA